The following proteins come from a genomic window of Accipiter gentilis chromosome 2, bAccGen1.1, whole genome shotgun sequence:
- the LOC126048774 gene encoding lymphocyte antigen 6E — translation MKALLFAVLAAVLCVERAHTLICFSCSDASSNWACLTPVKCGENENHCVTTYVGVGIGSKSGQSISKGCSPICPSAGINLGIAAASVYCCDSFLCNISGSSSVKASYAVLALGVLVSFIYVLRARE, via the exons ATGAAGGCGCTCCTGTTCGCTGTGCTGGCTGCGGTGCTGTGCGTGGAAAGAG CCCACACGCTCATCTGCTTTTCGTGCTCGGATGCATCCTCCAACTGGGCCTGCCTGACGCCTGTCAAGTGCGGGGAGAACGAAAACCACTGCGTGACGACGTATGTTGGAGTGGGAATCG GCAGCAAGTCTGGCCAGTCCATCTCCAAAGGATGCTCTCCCATTTGCCCCAGCGCTGGGATTAACCTCGGCATAGCGGCTGCCTCCGTTTACTGCTGCGACTCCTTCCTCTGCAACATCAGCGGTTCCAGCAGCGTGAAAGCCAGCTACGCGGTCCTGGCCTTGGGGGTCCTCGTTAGCTTCATCTATGTCCTCAGGGCTCGCGAGTGA
- the LOC126048871 gene encoding lymphocyte antigen 6E-like — MKTSLVTLLAAVLCVEQVYPFICYVCQEQESNKNCLTISMCAKEDKYCVTVRNNVGTKPNKPKYVISKMCSPTCPATSQQQNQTYQTVSCCEKPLCNVNGVSSKESSYGAISLGVLASITYIFACGL, encoded by the exons ATGAAGACTAGTCTTGTCACCTTGCTGGCTGCTGTCCTGTGTGTGGAGCAAG tttACCCATTTATCTGCTATGTGTGCCAAGAACAGGAGTCCAACAAGAACTGTTTGACCATTTCCATGTGTGCAAAGGAAGATAAATACTGCGTGACTGTCCGTAACAACGTTGGAACAA AGCCCAACAAGCCTAAATATGTCATCTCTAAGATGTGTTCTCCAACGTGTCCAGCAACAAgtcagcaacaaaaccaaacctatcAGACGGTTTCTTGCTGTGAGAAACCATTATGCAATGTGAATGGAGTCAGCAGCAAGGAAAGCAGCTATGGAGCGATATCCCTGGGTGTCCTAGCCAGTATCACTTACATCTTTGCATGTGGACTGTGA